Proteins co-encoded in one Synechococcus elongatus PCC 6301 genomic window:
- the tgt gene encoding tRNA guanosine(34) transglycosylase Tgt encodes MDRQCAVASLTAFQFQIDRQCSQTRGRACSFHTPHGIVETPRFMPVGTLATVKTVTPAQLRDTGAQMVLSNTYHLHLQPGEEIVAKAGGLHRFMNWSGPMLTDSGGFQVFSLSELRKIEERGVTFRSPRDGAVIEFTPERSIRIQNALGADVIMAFDECPPYPAERKDVEAAVARTYRWLERCINAHERPQDQALFGIVQGGVYLDLRQQAARDLVQLDLPGYAIGGVSVGEPSEEIHRIVEATAPLLPAHKPRYLMGVGTYREMVQAIAAGIDLFDCVIPTRLARHGAALVKGDRWNLKNAQFREDFQPLDEDCNCYCCQNFSRAYLNHLIRSREILGYTLLSIHNITELVRFTTRIREAILSDRFVEEFGHWLQPSAVPVSP; translated from the coding sequence ATGGATCGGCAGTGCGCGGTGGCTTCATTGACAGCGTTTCAGTTCCAAATCGATCGACAGTGCAGCCAAACACGGGGCCGAGCTTGCAGCTTTCACACGCCCCACGGGATTGTTGAAACCCCGCGCTTTATGCCGGTGGGGACGTTGGCTACGGTCAAAACTGTAACGCCTGCCCAACTGCGCGATACCGGCGCTCAGATGGTGCTGTCCAACACCTACCACCTGCATTTGCAACCAGGCGAAGAGATTGTGGCCAAAGCGGGCGGTCTGCACCGCTTCATGAATTGGTCGGGGCCAATGCTGACTGATTCCGGTGGCTTTCAGGTCTTCAGCCTGAGTGAACTGCGCAAGATTGAAGAGCGCGGCGTCACCTTTCGATCGCCCCGGGATGGCGCGGTGATTGAGTTCACCCCCGAGCGATCGATTCGCATTCAAAATGCACTGGGGGCCGATGTGATCATGGCCTTCGATGAATGCCCGCCCTATCCAGCTGAGCGCAAGGACGTCGAAGCGGCGGTGGCACGGACCTATCGCTGGCTGGAGCGCTGTATCAACGCTCATGAAAGACCCCAGGATCAAGCCCTATTCGGCATTGTTCAAGGCGGCGTCTATCTGGATTTACGCCAGCAGGCGGCCCGGGATCTCGTTCAGCTTGACCTACCGGGCTATGCGATCGGTGGTGTCAGTGTCGGCGAACCCTCAGAAGAAATTCACCGCATTGTGGAAGCGACAGCACCGCTCTTGCCCGCCCATAAACCTCGCTACTTGATGGGTGTGGGGACGTACCGCGAAATGGTGCAGGCGATCGCCGCTGGGATTGACCTGTTTGACTGCGTGATCCCAACTCGTTTGGCGCGGCATGGTGCTGCCTTAGTCAAGGGCGATCGCTGGAACCTGAAAAATGCACAGTTCCGCGAAGATTTCCAGCCGCTGGATGAAGACTGTAACTGCTACTGCTGCCAAAACTTCAGCCGCGCTTACCTCAACCACCTGATTCGATCGCGGGAAATTCTGGGCTATACCTTGCTCTCGATTCACAACATCACCGAGCTGGTGCGCTTCACGACTCGGATTCGCGAGGCTATCTTGAGCGATCGCTTCGTCGAAGAGTTTGGCCATTGGTTACAGCCATCCGCAGTGCCCGTATCGCCGTGA
- the cobS gene encoding adenosylcobinamide-GDP ribazoletransferase — MIRQLWTELNAAILFYTVLPLPQRWPTQFAGMSRWAPIVGLILGLILAVSDRLLAVGQFPLPLRSLLIVLLAIALTGGLHLDGAMDTADGLAVPNPDRRLEVMSDSHTGAFGAIAAIAIISLKTIALCYLPAPRSLLILLIPVWGRWAQVLAIVRYPYLKAEGKGAIHKQTGRGAIDLLPGAIALVLGIGAIARFHSLTVALQLLAIGLLWAWATGAWLQKKLGGQTGDTYGAIVEWTEALIWVSFTIGQV; from the coding sequence ATGATCCGGCAACTCTGGACTGAGCTGAATGCCGCCATTCTCTTTTACACGGTGCTGCCGTTACCCCAACGCTGGCCGACGCAGTTTGCGGGCATGAGCCGCTGGGCACCGATCGTTGGACTCATTCTGGGGCTGATTCTGGCGGTGAGCGATCGCCTCTTGGCAGTTGGTCAATTTCCACTACCGCTCCGCAGCTTGCTGATTGTTTTGCTGGCGATCGCCTTGACTGGCGGATTGCATCTGGATGGGGCGATGGATACAGCGGATGGGTTGGCGGTTCCCAATCCCGATCGCCGTTTGGAGGTGATGAGCGATAGTCACACGGGTGCCTTTGGCGCGATCGCTGCGATCGCCATCATCAGCCTGAAAACGATTGCGCTTTGCTACCTTCCTGCCCCGCGATCGCTGTTGATTTTGCTGATTCCAGTCTGGGGGCGCTGGGCGCAAGTGCTGGCGATCGTCCGTTATCCCTACCTCAAAGCCGAGGGCAAGGGGGCAATCCATAAACAGACGGGACGCGGCGCGATCGATCTCTTGCCAGGGGCGATCGCCTTAGTGCTGGGAATTGGCGCGATCGCTCGATTCCACTCCCTGACAGTTGCGCTTCAACTCCTCGCGATCGGGCTCCTCTGGGCTTGGGCAACCGGCGCTTGGTTGCAGAAAAAACTAGGGGGACAAACCGGCGACACCTACGGTGCAATCGTGGAATGGACAGAAGCCTTGATCTGGGTTAGCTTCACGATCGGGCAGGTTTAG
- a CDS encoding sensor histidine kinase, translated as MAPVRDSAVSVPAPKLALPIEQFMRSSEMGELSYQRWIPLRQGDQVLGLLVTRRDDRDWTEPEALQLEQIADTLALGRSLDQQNQLLQQQLQHRDYWQLQEQDRLEVLLHQIKNPLTALRTFAKLLLRRMQPEERNRQLAASLLRESDRLADLLNLLNSPSQSAPTAALPSANPLLLNSASPQIPTEVDDYLPLLIERTVAIAQEKGLAFEVQDWRPLPPVLAPASTLQEILGNLLENACKYTPVSGCIGLSWVALDTAAIAFCVWDDGPQIPAEDLPHLFERNFRGVQGKGEIPGSGLGLAIARDLSQSVGGDLRCYSPAAAYQPDLPKTGVAFVFTVPVWTKPARS; from the coding sequence TTGGCGCCAGTTCGTGACAGTGCTGTATCCGTGCCGGCCCCGAAATTGGCCCTGCCGATTGAGCAGTTCATGCGCTCTTCAGAAATGGGCGAGCTGTCTTATCAGCGCTGGATTCCGCTGCGGCAGGGCGACCAAGTTTTGGGCTTGTTGGTGACCCGTCGTGACGATCGCGACTGGACGGAACCTGAAGCCCTACAACTGGAGCAAATTGCGGACACCTTGGCCCTGGGGCGATCGCTCGATCAACAAAATCAGCTGTTGCAACAACAACTGCAGCACCGCGATTACTGGCAGCTTCAAGAGCAAGATCGGCTCGAGGTTCTACTACACCAGATCAAAAATCCGCTGACGGCGCTGCGCACCTTTGCCAAATTGTTGTTGCGCCGTATGCAACCCGAGGAACGCAATCGTCAGTTAGCAGCGAGCTTGCTGCGAGAGAGCGATCGCCTAGCTGATCTCCTCAACTTGCTCAACTCACCTTCCCAGTCCGCTCCGACCGCGGCTTTACCCAGTGCGAATCCACTGTTGTTAAACTCGGCTTCGCCGCAGATTCCGACAGAAGTTGATGATTATTTGCCGCTGTTAATTGAGCGAACCGTCGCGATCGCCCAGGAGAAAGGGCTGGCCTTTGAAGTGCAAGATTGGCGACCGCTGCCTCCCGTCTTGGCACCCGCCAGCACCCTGCAGGAAATTCTGGGGAATTTGCTAGAAAACGCCTGCAAATACACACCAGTGTCGGGCTGCATCGGTTTAAGTTGGGTGGCTTTGGATACCGCTGCGATCGCCTTCTGCGTTTGGGATGACGGTCCTCAGATCCCAGCAGAAGACTTACCGCACCTATTCGAGCGCAATTTTCGTGGTGTCCAAGGGAAGGGCGAAATTCCCGGCAGCGGCTTGGGTTTAGCGATCGCTCGTGACCTCAGCCAGTCTGTCGGCGGTGATTTACGCTGCTACAGCCCTGCAGCGGCTTACCAGCCAGACTTACCCAAAACGGGTGTAGCCTTCGTCTTCACCGTGCCGGTTTGGACTAAACCTGCCCGATCGTGA
- a CDS encoding DUF3155 domain-containing protein, producing MARRRKRKSRRRLEGRKILDLVPQYSIDSGDDKPVTAARNFIHSEKIAPPALLLVKRNEHTTDRYFWAEKGLFGAQYVEENHFLFPSLRALLEEEEEYEDEEEPMLATC from the coding sequence GTGGCGAGAAGACGGAAACGGAAAAGTCGGCGGCGTCTAGAAGGACGGAAAATTCTCGACTTGGTGCCTCAATATAGCATCGACAGTGGCGATGACAAGCCTGTGACGGCTGCTCGCAACTTCATCCATTCCGAGAAAATTGCACCGCCGGCTCTGCTGTTGGTCAAGCGCAACGAACACACGACCGATCGCTACTTCTGGGCCGAAAAAGGCCTATTCGGCGCTCAGTACGTTGAAGAGAATCACTTCTTGTTCCCCAGTCTGCGTGCCCTCCTAGAAGAGGAAGAAGAGTACGAAGACGAAGAAGAACCGATGTTGGCGACCTGCTAG
- a CDS encoding alpha/beta hydrolase: MTIMLTARHRPAIAPAAGQVVLLHGFGANAEDLLGLDAEFARPDLDLWSVEAPLTCPGTEAGRMWYDLYQTDWPGLSEAIAALKAWLLALPAQTQQPLSSTLLLGFSQGAAMTLEMGALLPVKGLMICSGYWHPSLEWPKALTPTAIVTHGTIDPVVPFAAGEEIHQRLQAAGCQSQLLPTQSGHWIDRPAIAALRDFLNQQLPPHTAVASD; the protein is encoded by the coding sequence ATGACCATAATGCTGACTGCTCGCCATCGCCCGGCGATCGCTCCTGCTGCCGGACAAGTGGTGCTGCTCCATGGCTTTGGGGCGAATGCAGAGGATCTCCTCGGACTCGATGCCGAGTTTGCGCGACCAGATCTGGACCTCTGGTCCGTCGAAGCGCCGCTGACTTGCCCAGGCACAGAAGCCGGTCGCATGTGGTACGACCTCTACCAGACCGATTGGCCAGGCTTGTCCGAAGCGATCGCTGCACTAAAAGCTTGGTTGCTGGCGTTACCCGCGCAAACCCAACAACCGCTATCGAGCACACTGCTATTGGGCTTTTCGCAAGGAGCTGCCATGACTTTGGAAATGGGCGCTCTGCTGCCCGTCAAAGGCTTGATGATCTGCAGCGGCTATTGGCATCCGTCGCTCGAATGGCCTAAGGCCCTAACACCAACCGCGATCGTTACCCATGGGACGATCGATCCGGTCGTTCCCTTCGCAGCGGGTGAAGAGATTCACCAACGGCTCCAAGCGGCTGGTTGCCAAAGTCAGCTCCTCCCAACACAGAGCGGTCACTGGATCGATCGCCCTGCGATCGCCGCACTGCGCGACTTTTTGAATCAGCAACTGCCACCCCACACTGCGGTGGCCAGCGACTGA
- a CDS encoding NifU family protein encodes MATETLALTPENVETVLDELRPYLIADGGNVELVELDGPIVKLRLNGACGSCPSSTMTLRMGIERKLRESIPEISEVEQVF; translated from the coding sequence ATGGCTACAGAGACTTTGGCCCTGACGCCCGAAAACGTAGAAACCGTCCTGGACGAGCTGCGCCCCTACCTCATTGCCGATGGCGGCAACGTCGAACTGGTTGAGTTGGATGGCCCAATCGTCAAGCTGCGCCTCAATGGTGCCTGCGGCTCCTGCCCCAGCTCGACCATGACCCTGCGCATGGGCATTGAACGCAAGCTGCGGGAATCGATTCCTGAAATTTCTGAAGTCGAACAGGTCTTCTAA